The Desulfovermiculus halophilus DSM 18834 genome includes the window CTGGTGGCGGTTCCCCAAGTTTGTCCTCGGGTACTTCGTGGCCTGGTTTGCCGTTATGCTCATCGGTCTGAGCATTATCCCCGGAGAAAGCATGAACTTCGGCATTCATCCGGTGGAAGGCCCGATGCGGAAGATGTTCTTCATGCTCACCTTCACCAGCATCGGCCTGGTCACCGACTTCAGGCGGCTGGCTGAGGAGGGCATGGGCAAGCTGTCCCTGATCTACGGGCTGTCCTTGCTGTTCATCATCATCCCCATCGGCTGGGCCCTGGCCTGGATCTTCCATCACGGCATGGTCCCGCCCACAGTCGGGTAGAAACCAAGGCCCCGGCTTGAGGGAAGGGGGCGCCCCTTCCCTCAAGCCGGGCTCAAATGAACCGCAACCAGTCGTTGGTTCGCCCCTTCCACTCCAACCAGGAACGGATGCCCTATGCAGACTCTGAATATGAGCTTCATCCACGACGGAACCAACTGGATCGCCAGGGATACCTCCCTGGAAGTGGCCGACAAAAGCCTGAGCGAGCTGGATACCAAGCTCCGTCAGGCGATTGAAAAAACATACACCCCGCTGGCGGGAAGCCAGGTCGCAGTCAACCTGGACTTTGACTATTCCACGATCCCCCACTGGATGACCCAGTACCACCCCTACTATATTCACAGGAGGCTGGAGTTCGCATTTTAGCCCCCAGACCATGACCCTGCGGCTCGCGCGGCAGATCCACAACCAATGCCCGCGGGCCGTTTTTCTGCTCTCCCGGCATCCGCCGGTCGTTGCCCTCCCGCATTTGGCCCCCTGTGCATCCAACCCAAGTCCACGCCCGCATAGACTCCCTTGTCCATTCCTTCCTTTTTTGGCTAGACTCCGGGAATCTTCTTTCAGCAGCAAACACCGGAGGAGATGAATATGCAGGCCGTGCAGCTCAAAACGAGAATACAGGAACTGCTGGATTGTGCTGGGGTCACAATTGACGGGGACCGGCCGTGGGACATTCGCATCCACGATCAGCGCTTTTACGCCCGGGTCCTGGCCGAGGGTTCCTTGTTGGGGCTGGGGGAGTCGTACCTGGACGGGTGGTGGGACTGTGATGCCCTGGACCAGTTCATCCACCGGGTGATACGCGCCGAGCTGGACAAACAGGTAACCCCGAAGAAGGACTGGATGTTTGCAGTAAAGGCCAAGGTCTTGAACCTGCAAGACAGCACCAGGGCCTATGAGGTGGGCAAGCACCACTACGACATCGGCAACGACCTGTACCAAAAGATGCTGGATTCGCGGATGACCTACAGCTGCGGGTACTGGAAAGAGGCCCGGGATCTGGAGGAAGCCCAGGAAGCCAAGCTGGACCTGGTCTGCCGCAAACTGGGCCTTGAACCTGGAATGCGGGTGCTGGATATCGGCTGCGGCTGGGGCGGAACGGCCAGATTCGCCGCAGAGCGCTACGGGGCCGAGGTGGTCGGGATCACTGTGTCCCGGGAACAAGTGGAGTACGGGCAGGCCCTCTGCAAGGGCCTTCCGGTGGAAATCCGCTACCAGGACTACCGCAGCGTGAGCGAAAGATTCGACCGCATTTTGTCCCTGGGCATGTTCGAGCATGTGGGGGTCAAGAACTATCAGACCTTTATGACCCGGGTCCGGAACCTCCTGGAAGACGATGGGCTCTTTCTTTTGCACACCATCGGCCGCCTGGAAAGCAGATCTGACTGCGAACCCTGGATCTCACGCTACATCTTCCCCAACTCCATGCTCCCCTCAGCCCGACAGATCTGCGCGGCCTTCGAGGGGCTCTTTGTCCTTGAGGACTGGCACAGCTTCGGGGCGGACTACGATCCCACCCTGATGGCCTGGCACGAAAACTTCACCCAGCGCTGGGACGAACTGCAAAAAGCCTACGACCAGAGATTCTTCCGGATGTGGACCTACTATCTGCTCACCTGTGCCGGAGCGTTCCGGGCCAGATCCAACCAGCTCTGGCAACTGGTCCTGTCTCCCCGCGGAGTGCAGGGCCGATACGATGCCCCCAGATAGCCGGAGCCTGGAAAAATCCGCTTCAGCCCGGTTGAGAACCTACTGCATCACTTCCGGCCACAAGCCGCTGGGCGTTGGCATGCAGGATCAGCCGCCGGGTCTCAGCATCCGGGACAAGCCGGTTCAGAGCGGAAAGCATATCCCGGGGCGAGTGCTCCAGGATGGGAAAATCGGTTCCGAACAGGATCCGGTCCCTGTGGGCAAGCATGAACCCGGCCAGCTCCGACTCCGGCACCTCCAGCTTCGGATTGGCCAGGGCCCAGGAGGTATCCACGCAGACCTTGGGGTAAGCCTCCAGGATCTCCTGCATCAGACCCAGCTCATCCAGGCCGAAATGGGGGATGATCAGCTTCAGGCCGGGAAACGCCTCCAGTACCGGCAGGACCCGCCTCAGCCCCAGGGCCTTGTATTCCTCCTGCCCCGGAGCGTACGGTGCCGTCCCGGCGTGGAGGATCAGGATCTTGTCCCGCTGGTAGACCTCCCGGCAGGCTGGGACCAGGGCCGGGTGGTCGGCCGGATACTTGATCACCGCCAGCTGCAGCTTGAGTCCGGCAAACCCCCAGGAATCAAGACACAGAGCCAGGGTATCGGCTATCTCCTCGTCCTCTGGGTGGACGGAGGCAAAGGGGATGAGCCAGGGATTGGCCAGGGCGACCGAACGGACCCAGCGGTTGAGATCCATGGCCATGCCCGGCTTGTGGCAATAGGGGAGCAGAAACCCCCTGTCCACACCCATATCCTGCAAAAAGCTTAGATAAGAATCCAGATCCCAGCCTGCGAAGGGGATATCCCAGCCGAAGCGGTCGAACCATCCCCAGATAGCCGCAAAAAGCCGCTCGGGAAACAAGTGGATATGTGCGTCCCAGACCTGTTCGCCCTGAATCATGATCCTCCCGTCCTTTCCATCTGACCGCATTTGTGGTTTTTCGACGTAGCTTGTGGATTTTTGGAGTTTGCCATCTCTTATGTAGGCAACTGCACTTTCTGTGTCCAAGAGCCGCATTTGTTCAGCGGCCTTGTCCAACCAGGCGCTGAAGGCCTCCTGACCCCGGCTATGTGGTTGTTTTTCATATCAGTCCCAGTACGGGGCTCATCGCCAACTGTGGGCTCAATGGCTGGTCACCGCCTCGCTGGACAAGGCCTCCTGAACTTTGTGAAGAGGGGCTGAACGATTGCACCTAGTTTACTTCCCAGGCGGTAAGGCGATTTTTCTTGCCTGGGTGGTTCAAGTATGCCACAAAGATAAACGTTATTTTGTTTCCCAACCGGGGTCCCCAAGCCATCGCGTTTCTGGATCCCGAACCCGGAGGCTCCCCGGCCTGAAGACAGGAGCCGTGATCCCGTAAGGAGCTCGAGTCTATGGCAGCACAGAACATGCCCGGCCTGCACATCGGCAAGCTGGCCGCTCCAACTCCAATTGTCCAGGGCGGCATGGGCATCGGCATTTCTGGGGCCGGGCTGGCCTCAGCCGTTGCCGACCAGGGCGGCGTGGGCGTCATCTCCGCCGTTGGTCTGGGTATGCTGGAGTCAGCCTCCCGCACCCATTACCACCAGACCAATCGGGAGGCCCTGGTCCGGGAGATCAGGACGGCCCGGAACAAGACCTCCGGAATTATCGGGGTGAACATCATGATAGCCCTGTCCGACTTCGACACCCTGCTCCTGGGGGCCGTCGACGAAGGCGTGGACATCATCTTTCTGGGCGCCGGCCTCCCCCTGCATTTCCCCGAGGAGCTGTCCCCGGAACGGATGCGTCAAATGCACACCGCCCTGGTGCCTATAGTCTCCTCGGCCAAGGCGGCCAAGCTCATCCTCAAGTACTGGAGCAAGCGGTTCAACCGGGTGCCGGACGGTTTTGTGCTCGAAGGCCCTATGGCCGGGGGGCACCTGGGGTTCACCCCGGAACAGATAGACGATCCTGGATACGCACTGCACCGTTTGTTGCCCGAAGTCCTGGCCGCTGTGGCCCCGTATGAACAAAGCCGGGGACACAAGATCCCGGTCATTGCAGCCGGAGGGGTGTATACCGGCCGCGATATCCATGACTTCCTCCACCTCGGGGCCGCCGGGGTCCAAATGGGAACCAGGTTCGTGGCCACCCATGAATGTGATGCCGATATCGCATTCAAGCAGGCCTTTGTCCAGGCCAGACAGGAGGATTTGACCATTATCCAGAGTCCGGTTGGCCTGCCAGGACGGGCCATCGAGAACGACTTCCTGCGGGATGTGGCCTCCGGACACAAGAAGCCATTCACCTGCCCCTGGAAATGCCTGAAGACCTGCGACTACACCCAGTCATCCTATTGCATCGCCTGCGCCCTGAACCAGGCTCGGGCCGGAAGGCTCAAGCACGGATTCGCCTTTGCCGGAGCCAATGCCTGGCGGGTGGACCGGATCATGTCCGTTCATGAGCTGATGCACTCCCTGATTGACGAATACCAGGCCGCGGCAAGGGCATCGGAAACAGCCCCGGCTGAGGGCTGACCCATCCTTCTCCTCCTTGCTCACCCCCAGGAAGCCGCCCGCCTTCCCAGACGGTGCAGGACCTCGTCCAGGATGGTCACGCAGGTGTCCACCTCCTGCTCCCCAACAGTCAGGGGCGGACAGAACCGCAGGGTGTTTTCTCCACAGCCCAGGAGCAGGAGCCCTTTTTCAAAGCAGGCCTGGATCACGTCATCCCGCCACTGAGGCGCCTTTTCCTTCCGCTCCCGGTCCGCGACCAACTCCAGGCCGACCATCAGCCCCATTCCCCGGACGTCGCCGATACACTCATACCTGTCCTGCAGGGTGCGCAGTCCGTGCATGAGCCGCTCTCCCTGCAGGCGGGCATTGGCCATCAGCTCCTCCTCCAAGAGATCGATGGTTGCCAGGGCAGCCTGGCAGGACACGGGATTGCCCCCGAAAGTCGAAGCATGGGACCCGGCCTCCCAATCCATGATCCGGGCCGGAGCCAGGGCAGCACCCAGGGGCATCCCGGAGGCAATGCCCTTGGCCAGGGCCGTAATATCCGGAACCAGGCCGAAATGCTCCATGGCGAACATCTTTCCTGTCCGGCCCATCCCGGACTGCACTTCGTCCGCCACATACAGGATTCCATATTTTTTGGCCACCGCGGCCAGTCGGAGATGGAACTCGGGGGGCGGCACAATGTAGCCTCCTTCGCCCTGAATCGGCTCCACGAATATGGCCGCCACCTCTTCCGGGGGCATGGTTGTCCGGAACAGGGTCTCCTCCACCCAGCGCACGCATTCCAGATCGCAGGCCGGGTAGGTCAGCTTGAACGGACACCGGTAGCAGTAGGGATAGAATATATGCGTAATCCCGGGGATCAAGGGGTTGTAATGGCTGCGCTGGACGGCTTTGCTGGCAGTAAGGGACAACGCCCCCATGGTCCGGCCGTGAAAGGCGCCGAAAAAGGCGATGTTCAGCTCCCGCCTGGTATGGTGCCGGGCCAGCTTGAAGGCGGCCTCCACTGCCTCGGCTCCGGAATTGCCGAAATACACCTTGTACCGTTCATCTCCCGGCACCAGGAAGGCCAGCCTGCGGGCCAGCTCGATCTGCGGGGCGTAATAAAAGTCCGTCCCGGACATATGCATCAGCCGTTCGGCCTGGTCCTTGACCGCCTGAACCACCCGGGGATGCGCGTGCCCGGTGGAGCACACGGCGATACCGGCCGTAAAGTCCAGAAACAGATTGTCGTCCACATCCCGCATCCACACCCCGCTGGCCTCTCTGGCCACCAAGGGATACATCCGGGTATAGGAAGGGGATACGAACTCCCTGTCCCGTTCGATCATGGCCGCAGCCTTGGGGCCCGGCAATGGCCCCGTTATCTCCGGACGCCGCATTCCCGCCTCCTTTCCTGGATACAGTTCCCCATCCCTGTCGCTGAGGATCACTGGCGCGAAGAATGTGCATCCAGTGCATCCGTTTGTTGTGATTTTCTTTCTTCGGGTTCGTAATCACTATCGGGGCCGAATCCATAAGCTGAGGGTTCCTCCTGCACCGAATGACATATTCTTTCGATTTCGATAGCGATCCCGATTTCGATTCGGATTATCCCTATCAGAGCATTAGGCCAACTATGACCCTTTCCGCACACCTGGTCAATACGTGCAAAGACACGCTCCTTGACAGACAGCCCTATGCTGGCTACCCCTTCTTGCTCCGCCCGGCACCGGCGTATACAATACCCAGTTACAAAGCCGCAGGATGCGGGCCGCAAAAGATGAACGGCAAACGTCGACCATCCACTGCCAGCGTCGACGGACACAGAAAACGAGCCTGACGAATAGAATTCAGACCAGGGAGGCTGCATGGACACAATCCCCATTTCAGTTGAAGGCTTTACCAAGCTTCGGGAAGAGCTCGAAGAACTCAAGCGGGAACGCCCGGAAGTCATCCAGGCCATTAAAGAGGCCAGAGAAGAAGGGGATCTGCGGGAAAACGCCGGCTATGATGCCGCGCGGGAGAGGCAGGGAATGCTCGAAGCCCGGATCACCTTCATCGAATCCAGGCTGCCCAAATGCGACGTCATTGATATCCACAGCATGCAGGGGAGCAAGATCGCCTTTGGAGCCACTGTGGAGATTGAGGACATAGACACCGAAGAACGCAAAAAGTTCACCCTTTTGGGGCCAGACGAAGCGGACTACAAGAAAGGGAGCATCTCCGTTCACTCACCATTGGCCCGGGCCCTTCTGGGCAAGGAGGAAGGAGACGACGCTGTGGTCGATGCACCGCGGGGTAAAATCGATTATGAAATCATATCTGTGGAGTACAAGGGTTTTCCGGAGGGACATTTCTCCTAGCCCAAAAATACAAAAGCCGCCCGGTCGGGCGGCTTTTGTGCTGTCTATCTGCCTTGCCGGCAGCAGCGGGAATCTAGGTCCGGGGGCGGGCTTCGTTCACCTTCAGGTTCCGGCCTTCGAAGCTGGTCCCGTCCAGGCTCTGCATGGCGGCGTTCGCCTCTTCCTCGCCCATTTCCACAAAGGCAAATCCGCGTGACCTGCCGGTTTCCCTGTCAGTGATCAGGTTGACTGACTTGACTTCGCCGAACTGACCGAACAGTTCTTGGATGTCGTCCTCGGTGGACTGAAAGGCCAGATTCCCAACATACATCTTCTTGATCATATCTGTACTGCTCCCAAAAAAGAAAAAAAAATACACAACGGCCACCAGTTGGCCGACAAGTGTTGTATACGCAGATTGGGAGGCAAAGTCAAGGTAGATTTGCAAATTCATTCGCCTGCAATCAAATAAACAATGATCCTAAAGTGTTTTGCCTGTATACTCTCTTTTGAGCCTTCAGCATTCGCCTGGATAACGAAGAGGGTTCACCTTCGGGTTTTGAGACACAAATATTCATTATCATTAAACAGTTACAGGCGGCCCCTTTGCTGGACAAGAGCATTTCTTTTTGTCTACCGTACAACCCGTTTTTCTCAACTGCTGACGCTCCACCGTTTTTTCGAACTCCATGCGAGATCGGCAGGATTCAGGGCGGGGCGTGTCTGCGTGTTGATGCCGTATTTTCTTGGGGTGATACATCAACCGATTCCCCATGACGTGAGGATCAATTTCTATTGACTCCGGTGTATATGCAACTATCCGACCTATCCACTGAACTGGGCCGAAATCAGGAAACAAAGCAGCGAAAACTGCGCTACC containing:
- a CDS encoding DUF5395 family protein; translated protein: MQTLNMSFIHDGTNWIARDTSLEVADKSLSELDTKLRQAIEKTYTPLAGSQVAVNLDFDYSTIPHWMTQYHPYYIHRRLEFAF
- the cfa gene encoding cyclopropane fatty acyl phospholipid synthase; its protein translation is MFFQQQTPEEMNMQAVQLKTRIQELLDCAGVTIDGDRPWDIRIHDQRFYARVLAEGSLLGLGESYLDGWWDCDALDQFIHRVIRAELDKQVTPKKDWMFAVKAKVLNLQDSTRAYEVGKHHYDIGNDLYQKMLDSRMTYSCGYWKEARDLEEAQEAKLDLVCRKLGLEPGMRVLDIGCGWGGTARFAAERYGAEVVGITVSREQVEYGQALCKGLPVEIRYQDYRSVSERFDRILSLGMFEHVGVKNYQTFMTRVRNLLEDDGLFLLHTIGRLESRSDCEPWISRYIFPNSMLPSARQICAAFEGLFVLEDWHSFGADYDPTLMAWHENFTQRWDELQKAYDQRFFRMWTYYLLTCAGAFRARSNQLWQLVLSPRGVQGRYDAPR
- a CDS encoding amidohydrolase family protein — protein: MIQGEQVWDAHIHLFPERLFAAIWGWFDRFGWDIPFAGWDLDSYLSFLQDMGVDRGFLLPYCHKPGMAMDLNRWVRSVALANPWLIPFASVHPEDEEIADTLALCLDSWGFAGLKLQLAVIKYPADHPALVPACREVYQRDKILILHAGTAPYAPGQEEYKALGLRRVLPVLEAFPGLKLIIPHFGLDELGLMQEILEAYPKVCVDTSWALANPKLEVPESELAGFMLAHRDRILFGTDFPILEHSPRDMLSALNRLVPDAETRRLILHANAQRLVAGSDAVGSQPG
- a CDS encoding NAD(P)H-dependent flavin oxidoreductase encodes the protein MAAQNMPGLHIGKLAAPTPIVQGGMGIGISGAGLASAVADQGGVGVISAVGLGMLESASRTHYHQTNREALVREIRTARNKTSGIIGVNIMIALSDFDTLLLGAVDEGVDIIFLGAGLPLHFPEELSPERMRQMHTALVPIVSSAKAAKLILKYWSKRFNRVPDGFVLEGPMAGGHLGFTPEQIDDPGYALHRLLPEVLAAVAPYEQSRGHKIPVIAAGGVYTGRDIHDFLHLGAAGVQMGTRFVATHECDADIAFKQAFVQARQEDLTIIQSPVGLPGRAIENDFLRDVASGHKKPFTCPWKCLKTCDYTQSSYCIACALNQARAGRLKHGFAFAGANAWRVDRIMSVHELMHSLIDEYQAAARASETAPAEG
- a CDS encoding acetyl ornithine aminotransferase family protein; the encoded protein is MRRPEITGPLPGPKAAAMIERDREFVSPSYTRMYPLVAREASGVWMRDVDDNLFLDFTAGIAVCSTGHAHPRVVQAVKDQAERLMHMSGTDFYYAPQIELARRLAFLVPGDERYKVYFGNSGAEAVEAAFKLARHHTRRELNIAFFGAFHGRTMGALSLTASKAVQRSHYNPLIPGITHIFYPYCYRCPFKLTYPACDLECVRWVEETLFRTTMPPEEVAAIFVEPIQGEGGYIVPPPEFHLRLAAVAKKYGILYVADEVQSGMGRTGKMFAMEHFGLVPDITALAKGIASGMPLGAALAPARIMDWEAGSHASTFGGNPVSCQAALATIDLLEEELMANARLQGERLMHGLRTLQDRYECIGDVRGMGLMVGLELVADRERKEKAPQWRDDVIQACFEKGLLLLGCGENTLRFCPPLTVGEQEVDTCVTILDEVLHRLGRRAASWG
- the greA gene encoding transcription elongation factor GreA encodes the protein MDTIPISVEGFTKLREELEELKRERPEVIQAIKEAREEGDLRENAGYDAARERQGMLEARITFIESRLPKCDVIDIHSMQGSKIAFGATVEIEDIDTEERKKFTLLGPDEADYKKGSISVHSPLARALLGKEEGDDAVVDAPRGKIDYEIISVEYKGFPEGHFS
- a CDS encoding RNA recognition motif domain-containing protein, producing the protein MIKKMYVGNLAFQSTEDDIQELFGQFGEVKSVNLITDRETGRSRGFAFVEMGEEEANAAMQSLDGTSFEGRNLKVNEARPRT